A DNA window from Bradyrhizobium sp. CCBAU 53421 contains the following coding sequences:
- a CDS encoding glycosyltransferase family 92 protein — MSSFSSGVNLDTLPASEIETRLRDFFSGRIANPKPDELIQSVEQLEQQYGHYKEFQFAKAAALVQACDFAGARAILLDLVKQMPSDSRVLHRLAIADLNMGSAHEAQDVYLSALAAAPKSENLRREFAGLLRVMEAKKLYVGVDRKKHGLSVVCAIKNEGDDLLEWLHFHRLVGVDHFYLYDNGSTDNTRAVIESFPWPEMITYHFVEGEFGQMRAFSHAIDSYRNCSEWCAFIDADEYLFPTRAGNIKDVLAEVGSAPAVAVHWLNFGSNGHDAKPAGLCIESFTRRAPDDFPDHFIMKSIVRPDTIVSYLHPHQSLVLGCYVAEDGTPIFPIGGRCTAPKRDKLVINHYYTKSRQQLLKKRERGRPLADGDPEKIRAMEFFTLRDRNDLEDATIQRFLPELKKLVQG; from the coding sequence TTGTCTAGTTTCAGCTCAGGCGTGAATCTCGATACGCTTCCAGCAAGTGAGATCGAGACAAGGCTTCGAGATTTCTTTTCCGGGCGGATCGCAAATCCGAAGCCCGACGAGCTCATCCAGTCGGTCGAGCAGTTGGAGCAGCAATACGGCCACTACAAGGAATTCCAGTTTGCAAAGGCGGCAGCGCTTGTGCAGGCATGTGATTTCGCCGGAGCGCGCGCCATCCTTCTCGACCTCGTCAAGCAGATGCCATCCGACTCGCGGGTGTTGCATCGCCTTGCGATCGCGGATCTCAACATGGGATCGGCGCACGAAGCGCAGGACGTCTATCTGTCCGCGCTCGCTGCGGCCCCGAAAAGCGAAAACCTGCGACGAGAGTTTGCCGGCCTCCTGCGCGTGATGGAGGCGAAGAAGCTCTATGTCGGGGTCGACCGCAAGAAGCACGGCCTGTCGGTCGTGTGCGCCATCAAGAACGAGGGCGACGACCTCTTGGAATGGCTGCACTTTCACAGGCTGGTCGGGGTCGATCACTTCTACCTCTACGACAACGGCAGCACCGACAATACGCGCGCCGTCATCGAGTCGTTCCCGTGGCCCGAAATGATCACCTATCATTTCGTGGAGGGCGAATTCGGCCAGATGCGCGCGTTCTCTCATGCGATCGACAGCTATCGCAATTGCTCGGAATGGTGCGCTTTCATCGATGCCGATGAGTACCTGTTTCCGACGCGGGCCGGCAACATCAAGGACGTCCTGGCCGAGGTCGGATCGGCGCCGGCGGTGGCGGTGCACTGGTTGAACTTCGGGTCGAACGGTCACGACGCGAAGCCGGCCGGCCTGTGCATCGAGTCCTTCACCCGTCGCGCTCCGGACGACTTCCCGGACCACTTCATCATGAAGTCGATCGTGCGGCCGGATACCATCGTGTCCTACCTGCATCCCCATCAATCGCTGGTGCTGGGCTGCTACGTCGCGGAAGACGGCACGCCGATTTTCCCGATCGGCGGCCGCTGTACCGCTCCCAAGCGGGACAAGCTCGTCATCAATCACTACTACACCAAGTCGCGGCAGCAATTGCTGAAGAAGCGTGAGCGCGGCAGGCCGCTCGCCGATGGAGATCCCGAGAAGATCCGCGCGATGGAGTTCTTCACGCTGCGCGATCGCAACGATCTGGAAGACGCGACGATCCAGCGGTTTCTTCCGGAGCTGAAGAAACTGGTCCAGGGTTGA